The Candidatus Manganitrophus noduliformans genome includes a window with the following:
- a CDS encoding DUF3536 domain-containing protein, which yields MKRYLCIHGHFYQPPRENPWLEEVELQDSAHPYHDWNERISAECYLPNTAARIADHENRILDIVNNYTKISFNFGPTLLSWMERAQPEVYRKILEADQISVRERGGHGNALSQVYNHLIMPLASRRDKVTQVRWGIADFESRFQRKPEGMWLPETAVDLESLQVLAEEGIRFTILAPHQARRIRRIAPDGKKRETEGEWEEAEGIDPTRSYRCFLSDGLFIDLFFYDGPISHSVAFDRLLRSGEAFVDRLKGGFSDQRDWPQLLHIATDGESYGHHFAHGDMALAYTLQEIERQQIAEWTNYGEYLSKNPPAYEVEIVDQSAWSCFHGVERWRSNCGCQSGGHPDWNQRWRQPLREGFDALKGSLDLLFETKGKRWLKDPWEARNHYITLIRKREENQLTWEEAERFLSQQQARALTPLEREEAIQLLEMQRNALLMFTSCAWFFDEISGLEATQNLKYAGRAIQLAKELDPTGLGGKAENLLLERLKEAKSNLPEFGDGASIYQRFVGGSVIGPERIIAHYAIASLFEENPQSGDFYNHQITLQDYRRVTDGTVTLAIGRVLVTSKITFDHEEAVFGVLHFGGHDFHCAVGGMLGVEGYEKMKSDLIEKFYRGSQADVVRGLNHALGEKSFSLNDLLIEPRRKILAYVSGSLFSRYENLWRQIYLDHQRLMFYLNSTQAKIPKSYLVAAEQVLNHDLKEEAARLSDQPVFDRTIQIIDESKRWGVDIEVDEIEQRLRSLLNVQMQRLVNAESRDAKDAIVQAHHLLDIADRAHLEINLWEAQNFFHQFIQRWKIIRAGNPLDRTDGNAIAKLAARLSYHWDETA from the coding sequence ATGAAACGATATCTCTGCATTCATGGCCATTTCTATCAGCCTCCCCGCGAAAATCCGTGGCTGGAGGAGGTCGAGCTCCAAGATTCGGCCCATCCCTATCACGACTGGAACGAGCGGATCTCGGCCGAATGCTACCTTCCGAATACCGCCGCCCGAATCGCCGATCATGAGAATCGAATCCTCGATATCGTCAACAATTACACGAAGATCAGCTTTAACTTCGGCCCCACCCTCCTTTCCTGGATGGAGCGGGCCCAGCCGGAAGTCTATCGCAAAATCTTAGAGGCCGATCAGATCAGCGTCCGGGAACGGGGCGGGCACGGAAATGCCCTCTCCCAGGTCTATAATCATCTGATCATGCCGCTCGCTTCGCGGCGGGACAAGGTTACACAGGTTCGCTGGGGGATCGCCGATTTTGAGTCTCGATTCCAGCGAAAACCGGAGGGGATGTGGCTGCCCGAAACGGCGGTTGACCTGGAGTCGCTCCAGGTCCTTGCAGAAGAGGGAATCCGGTTCACGATTCTGGCCCCGCATCAGGCCCGCCGGATACGCCGGATCGCGCCGGATGGAAAGAAGCGGGAGACCGAGGGAGAATGGGAAGAGGCGGAAGGGATCGATCCGACCCGATCATACCGATGCTTCCTCTCGGACGGCCTCTTTATCGATCTCTTCTTCTACGATGGGCCGATCTCCCACTCGGTCGCGTTCGATCGGCTGCTCAGAAGCGGAGAAGCCTTCGTCGATCGACTCAAGGGTGGTTTCTCCGATCAACGCGACTGGCCGCAGCTTCTACACATTGCCACCGACGGCGAATCCTATGGTCATCACTTTGCCCACGGCGATATGGCCCTCGCCTACACCCTGCAGGAGATCGAGCGGCAACAGATCGCCGAATGGACCAACTATGGAGAATATCTCTCGAAGAATCCGCCGGCCTATGAGGTGGAAATCGTCGATCAAAGTGCCTGGAGCTGTTTTCACGGGGTCGAGCGGTGGCGCTCGAATTGCGGCTGTCAGTCGGGGGGACATCCCGACTGGAACCAGCGCTGGCGCCAGCCGTTGCGCGAAGGATTTGACGCCCTGAAAGGCTCGCTCGATCTCCTCTTTGAAACGAAGGGGAAGAGGTGGCTCAAAGATCCTTGGGAGGCCCGGAACCATTACATCACTTTGATCCGGAAGCGGGAGGAAAACCAACTAACCTGGGAAGAGGCCGAACGTTTCCTCTCTCAGCAACAGGCTCGGGCGCTGACCCCTTTGGAACGGGAAGAGGCCATCCAGCTATTGGAGATGCAGCGCAATGCTTTGTTGATGTTTACCAGTTGCGCATGGTTTTTCGATGAGATCTCCGGTCTGGAGGCGACACAGAACCTCAAATATGCCGGCCGGGCGATTCAGCTTGCAAAAGAGCTCGACCCGACGGGATTAGGGGGAAAAGCCGAAAACCTTCTTCTGGAACGGCTGAAAGAAGCGAAGAGCAACCTTCCCGAATTCGGGGATGGAGCTTCGATCTACCAGCGGTTCGTCGGCGGTTCAGTCATCGGTCCGGAACGGATCATCGCCCATTATGCCATTGCCTCGCTCTTCGAGGAAAACCCGCAGAGCGGCGATTTCTATAACCACCAGATCACGCTGCAAGATTACCGAAGGGTCACCGATGGAACAGTCACCCTGGCGATCGGGCGGGTTCTTGTGACCTCTAAAATCACATTCGATCACGAAGAGGCGGTTTTTGGGGTTCTTCACTTCGGCGGCCACGACTTCCACTGCGCCGTCGGCGGCATGCTCGGCGTCGAAGGATACGAAAAAATGAAATCCGATCTGATCGAAAAGTTTTACCGCGGCTCTCAGGCCGATGTGGTCCGCGGACTGAATCATGCGCTCGGTGAGAAGTCTTTCAGCCTTAATGACCTCTTGATCGAGCCGAGAAGAAAGATCCTCGCCTATGTCTCCGGCTCTCTTTTCAGCCGTTATGAAAACCTCTGGCGCCAGATTTACCTCGATCACCAGCGGCTCATGTTCTACCTGAACTCCACTCAGGCCAAAATTCCAAAATCGTACCTCGTGGCGGCGGAACAGGTGCTCAACCATGATCTGAAAGAGGAGGCGGCTCGTCTTTCGGATCAACCCGTTTTTGACCGGACCATTCAGATTATTGATGAGTCCAAACGCTGGGGAGTCGATATTGAAGTGGATGAAATTGAACAGCGTTTGCGGAGCTTACTAAACGTGCAGATGCAGCGCCTGGTCAACGCGGAATCACGCGACGCCAAAGATGCCATCGTCCAAGCGCATCATCTTCTGGACATCGCCGATCGTGCTCATCTTGAGATAAACCTCTGGGAAGCCCAAAATTTCTTTCATCAGTTCATTCAGCGATGGAAAATCATCCGCGCTGGAAATCCCCTTGACAGGACTGATGGGAATGCAATTGCTAAACTTGCCGCCAGGCTCTCCTATCACTGGGACGAGACGGCGTGA
- a CDS encoding 3-oxoacyl-ACP synthase III family protein, which produces MPSQIIGTGIALPKRAVTNEELSGRLGLSEKKIEKMTGIQNRHWVEAGETTSSLALEAARKALQSADLLPNAIDLILVSTTSPDMSFPSTACLVQRTLSTRPIPALDLNASCSGFLYALSVGDQFIRSGTAKRILIIAAEVKSPSINPGDPSTAILFGDGAAAVVLAEGKRGIQSIRLYADGSRHRLISLPAGGSRHPTSPETLSGGLHYIRMEGKGLFRMAVKRMQEALFSLANEANLSLSEIDFFIFHQANLRILETVFEKTGIPHDKTVVTIPRYGNTSSSSLPTALDEAIRTGKLKSGDRVILCAFGGGLTWGTALIEW; this is translated from the coding sequence ATGCCATCCCAGATTATCGGAACCGGAATTGCGCTCCCCAAACGGGCCGTCACCAATGAGGAGCTGTCGGGTCGGCTCGGTCTGAGCGAAAAAAAGATCGAGAAGATGACCGGCATTCAGAATCGGCATTGGGTTGAAGCAGGGGAGACCACCTCTTCCCTGGCTCTGGAGGCGGCACGAAAGGCCCTGCAATCGGCCGATCTCCTCCCCAATGCGATCGACCTGATTCTTGTCTCGACGACCTCTCCCGACATGTCTTTCCCCTCGACCGCTTGTTTGGTTCAGAGAACGCTTTCGACCCGGCCTATTCCGGCCTTGGACCTCAATGCCTCTTGCAGTGGATTCTTGTATGCCCTCTCCGTGGGGGATCAATTCATCCGGAGCGGGACGGCAAAACGGATCTTGATCATCGCGGCGGAGGTGAAGTCCCCCTCCATTAATCCGGGGGATCCCTCCACGGCGATTTTATTCGGAGACGGCGCGGCCGCTGTTGTGCTGGCGGAGGGAAAAAGAGGAATCCAATCGATTCGTCTTTATGCGGACGGTTCCCGGCACCGCTTGATTTCTCTCCCGGCGGGCGGCTCGCGACATCCGACCTCTCCTGAGACACTGAGCGGCGGTTTGCATTATATCCGAATGGAAGGGAAAGGGCTTTTCAGAATGGCGGTGAAAAGAATGCAAGAGGCGCTTTTCTCTCTGGCCAACGAGGCGAATCTCTCCTTGTCCGAGATCGATTTCTTCATCTTTCACCAGGCGAATTTAAGAATTCTGGAAACCGTATTTGAAAAAACCGGCATACCTCATGACAAAACCGTCGTCACCATTCCACGTTATGGCAATACCTCTTCTTCATCGCTTCCGACTGCGCTCGATGAGGCGATCAGAACGGGGAAGCTAAAATCGGGGGATCGGGTGATCCTCTGCGCTTTCGGGGGGGGATTGACGTGGGGAACCGCATTGATCGAGTGGTAA
- the bamD gene encoding outer membrane protein assembly factor BamD, producing MPFCKRFSFHRGGLLLLTLFLVGCAGSGEKSELLSLLGVDEKIVDNSDQGVEKIYDGLTLLKRGEANYVKEDYTAASEEYQRFLELHPFHRMAAFAQYRLGMSYYKQMNTNDRDPGPMEKAIVAFEKVVKDYPQSLYTGEAEEKLRKLARRQAAHHLYVGRFYYKNGAYPAAIARFQKALSKGESRSITEESLYYLGLSHYHAEHWNEARETFEKLLQEHPETEFSPKAKQVLSHLTDSAAASPQ from the coding sequence ATGCCATTTTGCAAGAGATTTTCATTTCACCGCGGGGGACTCCTTCTTCTCACGCTTTTCCTCGTCGGCTGTGCGGGATCGGGAGAAAAGTCGGAACTTCTCTCGCTCCTCGGCGTCGATGAGAAAATCGTCGACAACTCCGATCAGGGGGTTGAGAAAATTTACGATGGCCTCACCCTGCTCAAACGGGGCGAGGCGAATTACGTCAAGGAAGATTACACCGCCGCGTCGGAGGAATACCAGCGTTTCCTGGAGCTTCACCCCTTCCACCGGATGGCCGCCTTTGCGCAGTACCGGCTGGGAATGAGTTATTACAAGCAGATGAACACCAACGACCGTGATCCCGGCCCGATGGAAAAAGCGATTGTGGCATTCGAGAAGGTCGTCAAGGATTATCCTCAAAGCCTTTATACGGGCGAAGCGGAGGAGAAGTTACGGAAGCTGGCCCGTCGTCAAGCGGCGCACCATCTTTATGTCGGCCGTTTTTATTATAAGAACGGCGCCTATCCGGCCGCCATCGCACGTTTTCAAAAAGCCCTCTCTAAAGGAGAGAGTCGATCCATCACCGAGGAAAGCCTCTACTACCTGGGGCTCTCCCATTACCATGCCGAACATTGGAACGAGGCGAGAGAAACCTTCGAGAAGCTGCTGCAAGAACATCCTGAAACTGAATTCTCGCCCAAGGCGAAACAGGTTCTCTCGCATCTTACCGATTCTGCCGCCGCCTCTCCCCAATGA
- a CDS encoding precorrin-2 dehydrogenase/sirohydrochlorin ferrochelatase family protein yields MNYYPLFLNLKGRPVVVIGGGAVAERKTASLLRAGAAITVISPSFTPRLARWEAEKRIIAHHRPYRRGDLDGAALAFAATDQPSVNEAVAREGRRKRIPFNLADRSDSDGFIVPAVFSKGGMTIAVSSGGKSPALAKRIRDYVKDNLHPEEQRWVELLAQIKRILISKKVSPPKRRAILNRLAESDGAILYRKGEIQAANTLLLKLSGLRRTDLSLPAVTSLENGTTRGKGIR; encoded by the coding sequence ATGAATTATTATCCACTCTTTCTCAATTTAAAAGGGCGTCCGGTAGTGGTGATCGGAGGGGGCGCGGTTGCAGAAAGAAAGACCGCTTCCCTCTTAAGGGCCGGCGCAGCGATTACCGTCATCAGTCCTTCTTTTACCCCCCGTCTGGCCCGATGGGAAGCAGAAAAGCGGATCATCGCGCATCATCGACCTTATCGGCGGGGGGATCTGGACGGTGCCGCGTTGGCGTTCGCTGCAACGGATCAGCCTTCAGTGAATGAAGCGGTTGCCCGGGAAGGAAGACGGAAGCGAATTCCGTTCAACCTGGCCGACCGAAGCGATTCGGACGGTTTTATCGTGCCGGCCGTTTTCTCAAAAGGGGGGATGACGATTGCCGTCTCCAGCGGGGGAAAGAGCCCGGCATTGGCAAAACGCATTCGGGATTACGTGAAAGACAACCTTCACCCCGAAGAGCAACGTTGGGTCGAACTCCTCGCGCAGATCAAGCGGATACTGATCAGCAAAAAGGTGTCGCCGCCAAAAAGGAGAGCGATCCTAAATCGCCTGGCTGAATCCGACGGAGCGATCCTCTATCGGAAAGGAGAGATTCAAGCGGCGAATACTCTCCTCCTGAAGCTCAGCGGCCTGCGACGTACCGATCTTTCGCTCCCTGCCGTGACCAGCCTGGAGAATGGGACCACTAGAGGGAAAGGGATCCGATGA
- the rfaE2 gene encoding D-glycero-beta-D-manno-heptose 1-phosphate adenylyltransferase, protein MTAAKHRGSDRMKSNGNKRLTLSALQRKVRALQRQGKKVVFTNGCFDLLHVGHVRYLAAARALGDCLVVAVNSDASVRRLKGSARPIVPHRERMEVLAALGCVDYVVLFNANTPHQVIDTLVPDILVKGGDWALEEIVGKETVERHGGRVVRVKIVPGASTTGMIERILKQSRRG, encoded by the coding sequence ATGACCGCTGCGAAGCATCGCGGGTCGGATCGGATGAAATCGAACGGCAATAAGCGCCTCACACTCTCCGCCCTTCAGCGGAAGGTTCGCGCGCTTCAGAGACAAGGGAAGAAAGTCGTCTTCACCAACGGCTGTTTTGATCTTCTCCACGTCGGCCATGTCCGATATCTCGCCGCCGCACGGGCCTTGGGGGATTGTCTGGTCGTCGCGGTCAATTCGGACGCTTCGGTTCGCCGACTGAAAGGGTCCGCTCGTCCGATCGTCCCCCACCGGGAACGGATGGAGGTCTTGGCCGCGCTGGGGTGCGTCGATTATGTGGTTCTGTTCAACGCAAACACCCCCCATCAGGTCATCGATACTTTAGTCCCCGACATCTTGGTCAAGGGGGGCGACTGGGCCTTGGAGGAGATCGTCGGAAAAGAGACCGTCGAACGCCACGGGGGAAGGGTCGTGCGGGTTAAAATCGTTCCCGGCGCCTCGACCACCGGGATGATCGAGCGAATTTTGAAGCAATCTCGCCGAGGATGA
- the mfd gene encoding transcription-repair coupling factor produces MIYQLQSSLFSPLFEAITEGERKIKTSGLWGSSEAFFLSRLAREGRPFCVVAPSYAQADRFYRELRYFLELDAAAEHPAPEILFFPPWDILPYEPSTPRPDWIAQRLATLHRLTQNPGASLVTSIEAFLQKVVSKPFLQERTFTLQIGETLSKEALIERLYQGGYEVVGSVTQPGELAFRGGIVDLSPPTSPRPVRIEFFGDQIESIRTFDPETQKSIGPADSVEVILGRENLFDPNFYRISLTEYLSPHTLLVMDEPDEVIQKGKRFVEEVEEGSLFAARRNPKYPKVDELYLPLAFLADAGSGRTTLDLESLSLRPERGAKRFAFDIRSLPSLGLGRPGQPFSEVVSTLDILRRDHLVLVTVRNETQLARFKHLFSDHDLPWTIWDPEQGPAAAFPTPIYLTVGTVTEGFSIPETKIAFLTEEALTGRSGAATQPRRRATTRDGKAKEARAGFLSSFEDLKPLDYVVHLDHGIGRYIGLKRLSIRQQERAPAYDSDFLVLEYAGKDKVYVPLNSLHLVQRYVGLEGHPPRVDSLGGTQWAKTKSKVQGDIQRMAEDLLQLYAEREVVQGHPFATPPSLSEEFAAAFEYEETPDQLRAIEEVLADMERPKPMDRLVCGDVGYGKTEVAMRAAFEAVMDNKQVAVVVPTTLLAQQHYQTFSKRFAPFPVRVEVLSRFRSRKEQKAILEDLKTGAVDILIGTHRLLQKDIQFRDLGLVVIDEEHRFGVRHKEKLKQLRKQIDVLTLTATPIPRTLQMALAQVRDLSVIETPPADRLAIRTILAPFDPTIIREAIFRELVRGGQVFFVHNRVHNIEQIGKFLSELVPEARIGVAHGQMREHVLEEVMLKFQAKEYNLLLTTTIIESGIDIPSANTMIINDADRFGLAELYQLRGRVGRSGEQAYAYLLVREGRILTEEARQRLQAIQEFTELGSGFRIAARDLEIRGSGNLLGQEQSGQIAAVGFELYLKMIDDAVRQLRGTPVTKEIEPSLQFQISAFIPDPYIPDTYQRLSIYKRLSGCEETGEIDAIRAELEDRYGPLPEPVVHLLQVLQLKVMAKKLRILKIEEKERVLSFVFDEAAQVTENDLLRLLNTFKDRIHFTSHFSFEIRIKNRGWEDLFLDVAHCLSTLQKGKE; encoded by the coding sequence ATGATCTACCAACTACAATCCTCCCTCTTTTCGCCTCTGTTTGAAGCGATCACCGAGGGAGAGCGGAAAATAAAAACGAGCGGCCTTTGGGGATCTTCAGAGGCCTTTTTTTTGTCCCGCCTCGCTCGGGAAGGGAGGCCCTTTTGCGTCGTGGCCCCCTCCTACGCGCAGGCCGACCGGTTTTACCGGGAGCTCCGCTATTTTCTGGAGCTCGACGCCGCCGCCGAACATCCGGCGCCGGAGATCCTCTTCTTTCCCCCCTGGGATATTCTTCCGTATGAACCGTCGACGCCGCGGCCCGATTGGATCGCGCAGCGGCTGGCGACCCTTCACCGGCTGACCCAAAATCCGGGCGCCTCCCTCGTCACCTCGATCGAGGCGTTCCTCCAAAAGGTCGTTTCCAAACCGTTCCTTCAGGAGCGGACCTTTACCCTCCAGATCGGCGAAACCCTCTCGAAAGAAGCGCTCATCGAACGGCTTTATCAAGGAGGATATGAGGTGGTCGGCAGCGTCACGCAGCCGGGCGAGTTGGCCTTTCGCGGTGGGATCGTCGATCTCTCCCCGCCGACCTCGCCCCGCCCGGTTCGAATCGAGTTCTTCGGCGATCAGATCGAGTCAATCCGGACCTTCGACCCCGAAACACAGAAATCGATCGGACCGGCCGATTCGGTGGAGGTCATTCTCGGCCGCGAAAATCTCTTCGATCCGAACTTTTACCGCATTTCGCTGACCGAATACCTCTCCCCTCACACCCTGCTGGTGATGGATGAGCCCGACGAGGTCATTCAGAAGGGAAAGCGCTTTGTGGAAGAGGTCGAAGAGGGATCGCTCTTCGCCGCCCGCCGGAACCCCAAATATCCGAAGGTCGATGAGCTCTACCTTCCGCTCGCCTTTCTGGCCGATGCCGGATCGGGCCGAACGACGCTCGATCTGGAATCGCTCTCGCTTCGGCCGGAGCGGGGCGCCAAGCGGTTTGCGTTTGATATCCGCTCTCTCCCGTCGCTCGGCTTAGGCCGTCCCGGACAACCTTTCTCCGAGGTCGTCAGCACTCTCGACATCCTTCGCCGCGATCATCTCGTCTTGGTCACGGTTCGGAATGAAACGCAGCTGGCCCGCTTCAAACACCTCTTCTCGGACCATGATCTCCCCTGGACGATATGGGATCCGGAGCAGGGACCCGCGGCCGCTTTCCCAACCCCGATTTATCTGACGGTCGGCACAGTGACGGAAGGCTTCTCCATCCCGGAAACCAAGATCGCCTTCTTGACCGAAGAGGCGCTGACCGGTCGGTCCGGGGCCGCGACACAGCCCCGCCGGCGCGCCACAACACGCGACGGCAAGGCAAAGGAGGCCCGGGCCGGCTTTCTCTCCTCGTTCGAGGATTTGAAGCCGCTCGACTATGTCGTCCACCTCGACCATGGGATCGGCCGGTACATCGGCCTCAAGCGGCTCTCGATCCGTCAGCAGGAGCGCGCGCCGGCGTACGATTCCGACTTCCTCGTCCTCGAATATGCGGGGAAGGACAAGGTCTATGTCCCCCTTAACTCGCTTCACCTGGTGCAGCGCTACGTCGGCCTGGAGGGGCATCCGCCGCGGGTCGATTCTCTCGGCGGGACGCAATGGGCCAAAACAAAATCAAAGGTCCAGGGGGACATTCAGCGGATGGCGGAGGACCTCCTCCAACTCTACGCCGAGCGGGAGGTGGTCCAGGGCCATCCCTTCGCCACCCCTCCCTCCCTCTCCGAAGAATTCGCGGCGGCCTTCGAATATGAGGAGACCCCCGATCAACTCCGGGCGATCGAAGAGGTTCTGGCCGATATGGAGCGGCCGAAGCCGATGGACCGACTGGTCTGCGGCGACGTCGGCTACGGCAAGACGGAGGTCGCGATGCGGGCGGCGTTCGAGGCGGTCATGGACAACAAACAGGTCGCCGTCGTGGTGCCGACCACGCTGCTCGCCCAGCAGCACTACCAGACGTTCTCGAAGCGCTTCGCCCCCTTCCCGGTCCGGGTCGAGGTCTTAAGCCGCTTCCGCTCCCGCAAGGAGCAGAAGGCGATCCTCGAAGATCTGAAAACCGGGGCGGTCGATATCCTCATCGGCACCCACCGGCTCCTTCAGAAAGACATTCAGTTCCGCGATCTCGGCCTGGTGGTGATCGACGAGGAGCACCGCTTCGGCGTCCGCCACAAAGAGAAGCTCAAACAGCTTCGAAAACAGATCGATGTCCTGACACTGACCGCCACGCCGATCCCCCGCACCTTGCAGATGGCGCTGGCGCAGGTTCGCGATCTCTCGGTGATTGAGACCCCCCCCGCCGATCGGCTGGCGATCCGGACGATCCTCGCGCCGTTCGATCCGACGATCATCCGGGAGGCGATCTTCCGCGAGTTGGTCCGGGGAGGACAGGTCTTCTTCGTCCACAACCGGGTCCACAACATCGAGCAGATCGGGAAATTCCTCTCGGAGCTGGTGCCGGAGGCGCGGATCGGGGTCGCGCACGGCCAGATGCGGGAGCATGTCCTGGAAGAGGTGATGCTCAAATTCCAGGCGAAAGAGTACAATCTTCTTTTGACGACGACAATCATCGAGTCGGGGATCGACATCCCGTCGGCGAATACGATGATTATCAACGACGCCGACCGGTTCGGCCTCGCCGAGCTCTACCAGCTTCGGGGCCGGGTCGGCCGCTCCGGCGAGCAGGCCTATGCCTACCTCTTGGTCCGGGAGGGGCGGATTCTGACGGAGGAGGCCCGACAGCGGCTGCAGGCGATCCAGGAGTTTACCGAATTGGGATCGGGCTTCCGGATCGCCGCGCGCGATCTCGAGATCCGCGGATCGGGAAATCTTCTCGGCCAGGAACAGTCGGGACAGATCGCGGCGGTCGGTTTTGAGCTTTATCTGAAGATGATCGATGACGCGGTGCGACAGCTGCGGGGAACGCCGGTGACGAAGGAGATCGAGCCGTCGCTTCAATTCCAGATCTCCGCCTTCATCCCCGATCCGTACATTCCCGACACCTATCAACGCCTCTCGATCTACAAGCGCCTCTCGGGTTGTGAAGAGACCGGGGAGATCGATGCGATCCGGGCCGAGTTGGAAGACCGCTACGGTCCCCTGCCGGAGCCGGTCGTCCACCTGCTGCAGGTGCTCCAGCTCAAGGTCATGGCGAAGAAACTTCGAATTCTAAAGATCGAAGAAAAAGAACGGGTCCTCTCGTTTGTCTTCGATGAGGCGGCGCAGGTCACGGAGAACGATCTCCTCCGGCTTCTGAACACCTTTAAAGACCGGATTCACTTTACCTCTCACTTCTCGTTTGAAATCCGGATCAAAAATCGCGGGTGGGAAGATCTTTTCCTCGACGTCGCCCATTGCCTCTCCACCCTGCAGAAAGGGAAAGAATGA
- a CDS encoding peptidyl-prolyl cis-trans isomerase translates to MTPPTRPALTFVLWLLLAGCWQQKPSPMTATVALVNDEPITVQELQTALSETDDKGSQTIEATPEEKEELARRLLEQLIERKMLLQEARRLQIKLTEGEMQDRLSEIREGMEEEAFLRYLSEQKRTKEAWEASAREMLLIEKLLNQLVGDQISLPEEELLQYYNSNLEEWSVPEQIKLRQILVETETEAEAIRQALGEGADFVEAAQTHAQTLEFGKDGDLGYRAAVELPVEFEPLFTAEIGSVSGAIKTPFGYHLVKVEDRRPARTLSFDEVKERIYQTLLEEKREALFSRWFENIRRKTEVKINEELLHKAL, encoded by the coding sequence ATGACCCCGCCGACCCGGCCGGCCTTGACCTTTGTCCTCTGGCTTCTCCTTGCCGGCTGCTGGCAGCAGAAACCTTCCCCGATGACCGCCACGGTGGCGCTGGTCAACGACGAGCCGATTACCGTGCAGGAGCTGCAAACCGCACTCTCCGAAACCGACGACAAAGGATCCCAAACGATCGAAGCGACCCCGGAGGAAAAAGAAGAGCTCGCCCGGCGACTTCTGGAGCAGCTCATCGAGCGGAAGATGCTCCTTCAAGAGGCGCGGCGGCTTCAAATAAAATTGACCGAAGGAGAGATGCAGGATCGGTTGTCGGAGATCCGCGAGGGGATGGAGGAAGAGGCATTCCTTCGTTATCTTTCCGAGCAAAAACGGACCAAGGAGGCCTGGGAGGCCTCGGCGCGGGAGATGTTGCTGATCGAGAAATTGCTGAACCAATTGGTCGGCGATCAAATCTCCCTTCCGGAAGAGGAGCTTCTCCAGTATTACAACAGCAATCTGGAGGAGTGGAGCGTGCCGGAGCAGATCAAGCTGCGCCAGATTCTGGTGGAGACCGAGACGGAGGCCGAAGCGATCCGCCAGGCATTAGGCGAAGGGGCCGATTTTGTCGAAGCGGCCCAGACGCATGCACAGACGCTCGAATTCGGAAAAGACGGCGACTTGGGTTATCGCGCCGCCGTGGAATTGCCGGTGGAGTTCGAGCCGCTCTTCACGGCCGAGATCGGATCGGTCAGCGGAGCGATCAAAACCCCCTTCGGGTATCATCTCGTCAAGGTGGAGGACCGCCGGCCCGCCCGGACCCTTTCGTTCGATGAGGTCAAAGAGCGCATCTACCAGACCCTTTTGGAGGAGAAACGGGAGGCCCTCTTCTCCCGCTGGTTTGAAAACATTCGCCGTAAAACGGAGGTCAAAATCAATGAAGAGCTCCTTCACAAAGCGTTGTAA
- a CDS encoding peptidylprolyl isomerase — protein MKSSFTKRCNWVAAAIVLASANLAWGGVIIDRIVAVVNREVITQSELDEAAQALKKARLADPAALSPTGEPGDPNSNLQRDLLNQMIEQKLFQQEAKKSGIRVSDAELELALKDIEERNRFPSREALKQAVTQENVPWEKYVEDLRNQLTVLKLMNRAIDSNLLITDTEVRAYYDAHPEAFRLPEQIRLKQILIRIPEGASTEVIEQKQQRAEQALAEARKGEEFIQLVEKYSDGSERRAGGDLGAFKKGDLTPEIDRVIFSLKDGDVSPVIQTGLGFHLFKVQVPSDLQKQPFEKVKKEIEEKLLNEKRTALRQKWIDELWGRSFVEVK, from the coding sequence ATGAAGAGCTCCTTCACAAAGCGTTGTAATTGGGTCGCGGCGGCGATCGTGCTCGCCTCGGCGAACCTCGCCTGGGGGGGGGTCATCATCGACCGGATCGTGGCGGTGGTGAACCGGGAGGTCATCACACAGAGCGAGCTCGATGAGGCGGCGCAAGCGCTTAAAAAAGCCCGGTTGGCCGATCCCGCCGCGCTGAGCCCGACCGGGGAGCCGGGGGACCCTAATTCGAATTTGCAGCGCGACCTGCTCAACCAGATGATCGAGCAGAAGCTTTTTCAACAAGAGGCGAAAAAGAGCGGGATTCGCGTCAGCGACGCCGAGTTGGAGCTCGCACTGAAGGACATCGAAGAGCGGAACCGCTTCCCGAGCCGGGAGGCGCTCAAACAGGCGGTCACGCAAGAAAACGTGCCGTGGGAGAAATATGTCGAGGACCTTCGAAACCAATTGACTGTTCTCAAACTGATGAATCGCGCGATCGATTCCAATCTCCTGATCACCGACACCGAAGTTCGCGCCTATTACGACGCCCATCCCGAAGCGTTCCGGCTTCCCGAGCAGATCCGCCTAAAACAGATCCTGATTCGCATTCCGGAAGGGGCTTCCACGGAGGTGATCGAGCAAAAGCAGCAGAGAGCGGAGCAAGCCCTGGCCGAAGCGCGGAAGGGGGAGGAGTTCATTCAGCTCGTCGAAAAATACAGCGACGGTTCCGAGCGGCGCGCCGGCGGCGATCTCGGCGCGTTTAAAAAAGGCGATTTGACCCCGGAAATCGATCGGGTCATCTTCAGCCTGAAGGACGGCGACGTCAGCCCTGTCATCCAAACCGGCCTCGGCTTTCACCTCTTCAAAGTGCAGGTCCCCTCGGATTTACAGAAGCAGCCCTTTGAGAAGGTCAAAAAAGAGATCGAGGAAAAACTCCTCAACGAGAAGCGGACCGCCCTCCGGCAAAAGTGGATCGATGAACTCTGGGGCCGTTCGTTTGTGGAAGTGAAGTAA